The genomic interval ATTCAGTGGTAAAGAGTGTCAGCAGCAATCCAGTGTGTTGATTCAAAAGCACATGTGTTGACGGACAGTTACGGTAATGAAGCCCTGTTCTGCCAGGGCTTTGCTTTCTCAAAAGGTGCTTGGCAATAGTCAGCAAAGCCCACATCTCATCTGTCTTTCAGTGACATCCCTCTGCAGAGCGTAAAGCTCCCCTACTCCCTAACCAGCAGTGTCCGTTTTGTTTAAGTCTCCTGGAGAGAAGCAGCGTTCAGCCACATAACTCATTTTACCTTTCCCCTTTTTTATCACATTTTCAAAAGGAAATGGCCTTTCATGTTTCATAGCCCTCTAGTCCCAAAGAGAAAAGCCATATGTGCAAACTCATCATAAATATGTCTCTTGATAAGTCAGAAGTGCCTGTGGCTGTAATTAAGATAAGCCTGTTTCCgcatatacagtacagtgctgCCCAGTTTTAGGTGGGCGTTTTTGAAAGATCTTGCTACTGTAAGTACACACAGTCCACAGCAGCTGTCCTTACAGAGCCCAGAGccttataaaataaaacagattgtTATGAATATCTATGTAGTGGGAAGATTGTCAAGGCATAAATGCAGGGGGGGCAGTGGAGTCTGAGTAGTGCTGCCACAACGTGCACAAGAGACGTCTCTGTTTTCGTAAACATCCAATGGCTTTTTTGTCTGTCACCTGAACTCGGTGCTGTTGTGTCACTACGCTCCTCTAAAAAGACCTTTTCCAGGACTTGCAGAGGATCTTCTGGAACGCTCTGCGAAAATCCTGGTTAAAGATGGTGTAGATGACGGGGTTGAGGGAGCTGTTACAGTAGCCGATCCAAAAGAAGAACTTGAAGAGGGGCCTGGGGATCTCACAGGGCTTCCGGCAGATTCCATACAGACTGTAGCTGAAGAAGAAGGGGAACCAGCAGACCACGAACACGCCCATGACTACTGCCAGCACAAAGGTGAAGCGCTTCTCTCTCGCTTGCGAGATCTTCTTCCTGGACATGGtgttcctcctcttcctcctggaGGAGAACAGGTCCAGGGACTTGCTGCTGGCGCGGGACTTGCGGCTGGAGTGCTTGGAGCTAGAACTGTTTTTGCGGCTGGCCCTGCGGTCTTTCCGGCTGGAGGTCGGCTCGTGGTGCGGCCGCTTGGCCTTCTCATCAGAAGAGCTGCTGTCGTCCAAGTCCACATCTGGATCCTCCTCTCCAGGCCTGGGCTCACCGGGACGCGGCGAGGTGCAGTGCCCGTTCTCCCGGCTCAAGTCGTCCTGGCTCAGGCCGTTCTCCAGGCGCGGTGCCTCAGCCCCGCCATCCGTGTCGTGCCGCTTCTCTGACATGCTCCGGGTGCGCGTCTTAGCCACCTGGTAGATCCGGACATAGACGAGGATCATGATGACGCAGGGGGCGAAGAAGGAGCCAAAGCTCGAGTACAGGATGTACCACGTGTGGTCGTTCAGCTCGCACTGGGGCTTCACGTTCACATTCTGGTCCTTCCGGTCCATAGAGATGAGCGGGGGGAAGGAGATCACGGCCGAGATCAGCCACACCACCACGATCATGCCCTTCAGTCGGCGAGGCGTCCGCTTCAGGTTGTACTCGACCGCCTGTGTCACGGACCAGTACCTGTCCAAGCTTATGGCGCACAGGTGCACAATGGATGACGTGCAGAAAAGAACGTCCAACGCCAAGTAGATATCGCACCAAACTTTCCCAAATAACCAGTAACCCATTAGTTCATTAGCTAAGGAGAAAGGCATTATCAGGGTGGCCACCAGGATGTCAGCACTGGCCAGGGACACAAGGAAAAGGTTCTGGGGTGGTTTGAGTGCTCTGCTCGTAAGAACGGCGATCACGACCAGCACATTCCCGACTATAGTAAACAAGATGAGAAAGCTTACCAGTCCTGCCAGTCCTATGATGGTGGGCATGGAGTACTCACTGGTGGAGTTCCCAAAGGAGCTGGAATTAAAACTGTCCACTTCTTCGGTTAAACTTAAGTTATCCATTTTGAAGAGCTCTTTGTTCGGAAACTCCTTTCTTGTAGCCTTTCTTTTTGAATGGCAGTGCAGGTTACATCTCTTCTTGATGGCTGTGGTGGCTTTTTGTGGTGGTTTTTCTCTCGTGTCCTCTCTTCTTTCGGCCAGACTCTTAGTGTCATCCACATCCACCTCTCTCGCTCTGAGAATTCCTTATTATCCAGACCAGATCGTCATCCAATCACGGGCAATCAGAGCGTCCTGACCCGTGGACGGTTCGACGTGACCGTCACCGTCATTCTTCACACCAGCCTGCTCTGTTCCCCACGCGATATTCAttcgtctctctttctctctccctccctacaTCCCTCCCTCCcgctctctccgtctctctcgctctctcggaCTCGTTGCCCACGTGCTGCCCACGTTAAGGCAGCCGAGCTCCGCCCCGCCTCTggaaaaccaaaagaaatgaataaataacgaaagaaagaaaggcggCTCTGACTCTGAGGCACTGGGGCGCTGAGCTCTTTGCCTACAAGACTTCTGAAACTCTGTTTACAGgggaaaaatgtttaaatgctttgtttCCCACTAAAATGAAGGTGTTGCGAAGGTCCGCGCTGCGTCTCTGCCCCTCGCTGGATGTCACTATTGTAACTCGAAGAAGAGGCTGTAtttttcccacccgtattccgtcATTGTGACCAACTTTGGTTTTTGTGTAGCGTTTATTAAACATAATTAATTTCAGTTCCCAACAGGGCAGGTGGGGATGTGTCATTGTCGgtgctggacgaagtacacaaaccctgtacttgagttaaagtcgagacccccaaggtaaaatattcctccagtaaaagtagaagttcctccctttagacctccacttgagtaaaagtactaaagtatttaccttcaaatgtacttaagtataaagtaaaagtactaaaagagtaattctggctctgatgtcctgttatcatttttataaccagactggcttcatgaactcatttcaggtgaaagtcctccagcgtctctcttggtaaaccagtcttttaatagaacgtcattaattagtgacgctgacgtctattaaaatgatcagaagcacaaaacactgaaggtaaacagtttccatcagggagaaccgagtggctctgaaatcactttttacacacaagcaaagtttcagtttcagatttatttacaacttagttccaagtttaagttgaataaaaactggctttaaactcaggatcacagatgagctcctttactatgttgatctgtaggcgtctgttcataaacataaaccagcccaaactcatttactataaaatgaaatggtgtttgtagaaattcagcacagtaacaaattacattcaCTGAGTTACCGTCCACCACTGCtcattgtactgtagtgtaaataaataaacttcaaaGTGTGATATTTATTTcccatttcatatttttagtAGCGCTTTATTGATCATACATATCAAGTATAATTTCTTGCAATGTGTACCAGGTATGAGCATGTATGACAATTTTATGGCCCtcgttaaataaataaatgtatttttatatatatatatatatatatatatatatatatatatatatatatatatatatatatatatatatatataaatacatacatttacttaacccccccccccccccccccatttttaCATAGTTTAATACCTTATAATACCTTACCGTATGTGTCAAACACGCAGACTTCGTCATATTTTATTGTGGGATCATTTGCTCTTGAGAAtaagaaagcaagaaagcaagcgagaaagaaagtaaggaagaaagagagaaagaaagcaaggaagaaagagaaaaaaagagaagaagaaagaaagaaggaaagaaagaaagaaagagagaaagaaaggaagaaagagacaaaaaaagcaagaaagaaaggaaggaagaaagagagaaagaaagcaagaaagaaaggaaggaagaaagagagaaagaaagcaagaaagaaaggaagaaagagagaaagaaagcaagaaagaaagaaagaaagagaaagaaagaaggaaacaaagagagaaagaaaggaagaaagaaaaaaagagaaaaagagaaagaaagaaagagagaaagaaaggaagaaagaaaaagagaaagaaagaaggaaagaaagaaagaaagagaaagaaaggaagaaagagacaaagaaagcaagaaagaaaggaagaaagaaaggaagagaaagacaaaaaaagagaaaaagagaaagaaagaaggaaagaaagaaagagagaaagaaagcaagaaagaaagaaagagaaagacaaaaaaagagaaaaagagaaagaaagaaggaaagaaagaaagaaagaaagagaaagaaagaaggaaacaaagagagaaagaaaggaagaaagaaaaaaagaaaaagagaaataaagaaagagagaaagaaaggaagaaagagacaaagaaagcaagaaagaaaggaagaaagagagaaagaaagagaaaaagagaaagaaagaaggaaagaaagaaagaaagagaaagacaaaaaaagagaaagaaagaaggaaagaaagagagaaagagaaagaaagaaagcaagaaagaggggaaaagagagaaagaaagcaagaaagagagaaagagagaaaaaaagcaagaaagagaggaagaaagagagaaagagagaaagaaagcaagagagaaagaaagaaagagaaagacaaaaaaagagaaaaagagaaagcaagaaggaaagaaagagagaaagaaagaaagaaagttagagagaaagaaagcaagaaagaaagaaagagaaagacaaaaaaagagaaaaagagaaagaaagaaggaaagagagaaagagagaaagaaagaaagagagaaagcaagaaagagagaaagagaaagaaagcaagaaagagacaaaagggaaagaaagccagaaagagagaaagagaaagaaagaaagcaagaaagagagaaagaaagcaagaaagaaagagagaaagaaagaaagcaataaagaaagagagaaagaaagaaagaaagcaaaaaagagagaaagcaagaaagagagaaagagagaaagaaagaaagaaagagagaaagaaagaaagagagaaagcaagaaagagagaaagagagaaagaaagcaagaaagagagaaagcaagaaagagagaaagaaggggagaaagagagaaagaaagcaagaaagagagaaagggagaaagaaagcaagcaagaaagagagaaagaaagaaagaaagcaagaaagagagaaagaaagagagaaagaaagcaagaaagagataaagagagaaagaaagcaagaaagaaagaaagcaagaaacagagaaagagaaagaaagaaagcaagaaagggagaaagaaagcaagaaagggagaaagaaagaaagaaagcaagaaagaaagagagaaagaaagaaagagagaaagcaagaaagagagaaagagagaaagaaagcaagtaagagagaaagaaagcgagaaagaaagaaagggagaaagaaagcaagcaagaaagagagaaagaaagaaagaaagcaagaaagagagaaagaaagagaaagaaagcaagaaagagataaagagagaaagaaagcaagaaagaaagtaagaaacagagaaagagaaagaaagaaagcaagaaagggagaaagaaagaaagagagaaagaaagaaagaaagcaagaaagaaagagagaaagaaagaaagagagaaagaaagaaagagagaaagagagaaagaaagcaagaaagagagaaagaaagcgagaaagaaagaaagggagaaagaaagcaagcaagaaagagagaaagaaagaaagaaagcaagaaagagagaaagaaagcaagaaagagagaaagaaagaaagagagaaagaaagaaagaaagcaagaaagagagaaagcaagaaagagagaaagaaagagagaaagagagaaagaaagaaagagagaaagaaagcaagaaagagagaaagagagaaaaaaagcaagaaagagaggaagaaagagagaaagagagaaagaaagcaagagagaaagaaagaaagagaaagacaaaaaaagagaaaaagagaaagaaagaaggaaagaaagagagaaagaaagaaagaaagttagagagaaagagagagaaagagaaagaaagaaagcaagaaagagagaaaaagagaaagaaagaaagcaagaaagagagaaagagagaaagaaagaaagagagaaagcaagaaagagagaaagagaaagaaagcaagaaagagacaaaagggaaagaaagccagaaagagagaaagagaaagaaagaaagcaagaaagagagaaagaaagcaagaaagaaagagagaaagaaagaaagcaataaagaaagagagaaagaaagaaagaaagcaagaaagagagaaagagagaaagaaagcaagaaagaaagaaagcaagaaacagagaaagagaaagaaagaaagcaagaaagggagaaagaaagaaagagagaaagaaagaaagaaagagagaaagcaagaaagagagaaagcaagaaagagagaaagagagaaagaaagaaagaaagagagaaagcaagaaagagagaaagagagaaagaaagcaagaaagagagaaagcaagaaagagagaaagaaagagagaaagagagaaagaaagcaagaaagagagaaagggagaaagaaagcaagcaagaaagagagaaagaaagaaagaaagcaagaaagagagaaagaaagagagaaagaaagcaagaaagagataaagagagaaagaaagcaagaaagaaagaaagcaagaaagggagaaagaaagaaagaaagcaagaaagaaagagagaaagaaagaaagagagaaagcaagaaagagagaaagagagaaagaaagcaagaaagagagaaagaaagcgagaaagaaagaaagggagaaagaaagcaagcaagaaagagagaaagaaagaaagaaagcaagaaagagagaaagaaagagaaagaaagcaagaaagagataaagagagaaagaaagcaagaaagaaagtaagaacagagaaagagaaagaaagaaagcaagaaagggagaaagaaagagagaaagaaagaaagaaagcaagaaagaaagagagaaagaaagaaagagagaaagaaagaaagagagaaagagagaaagaaagcaagaaagagagaaagaaagcgagaaagaaaaaaagggagaaagaaagcaagcaagaaagagagaaagaaagaaagaaagcaagaaagagagaaagaaagcaagaaagagagaaagaaagaaagagagaaagaaagaaagcaagaaagagagaaagaaagaaagagagaaagaaagagagaaagagaatgaaagaaagcgagaaagagaaagaaagaaaaagaaagagagaacgaaagaaagcgagaaagagagaaagaaagaaagagagaaagaaagcaagaaagagagaaagagaacgaaagaaagcgagaaagagaaagaaagaaagcaagaaagaaagaaagaaagaaagaaagagagaaagcaagaaagagagaaagaaagcaagaaagagagaaagaaagcgagaaagaaagaaagggagaaagaaagcaagcaagaaagagagaaagaaagaaagaaagcaagaaagagagaaagaaagcaagaaagagagaaagaaagaaagagagaaagaaagcaagaaagagagaaagaaagaaagagagaaagaaagagagaaagagaacgaaagaaagcgagaaagaaagagagaaagagaacgaaagaaagcgagaaagagaaagagaaagaaagaaaaagaaagagagaacgaaagaaagcgagaaagagaaagaaagaaagcaagaaagagagaaagaaagaaagagagaaagaaagcaagaaagagagaaagagaacgaaagaaagcgagaaagagaaagaaagaaagcaagaaagaaagaaagaaagaaagaaagaaagaaagaaagaaaaagaaagagagaacgaaagaaagcgagaaagaaagaaaaagaaagagagaacgaaagaaagcgagaaagagaaagaaagaaagcaagaaagaaacaaagaaaaagaaagagaaagaaagaaagcaagaaagagagaaagaaagaaagcgagaaagagaaagaaagaagaaagaaagagagaaagaaagaagaaagaaagagagaaagaaagcaagaaagagaaagagaaagaaagaaaacgaaagagagaaagaaagaaagagagaaagaaagcaagaaagagagaaagaaagcgagaaagaaagaaagggagaaagaaagcaagcaagaaagagagaaagaaagaaagaaagcaagaaagagagaaagaaagcaagaaagagagaaagaaagcaagaaagagagaaagaaagaaagagagaaagaaagcaagaaagagagaaagaaagaaagagagaaagaaagagagcgagaaagagaaagaaagaaaaagaaagagagaacgaaagaaagcgagaaagagaaagaaagaaagaaagaaagaaagaaagaaagaaaaagaaagagagaacgaaagaaagcgagaaagaaagaaaaagaaagagagaacgaaagaaagcgagaaagagaaagaaagaaagcaagaaagagaaagagaaagcaagaaagagaaagaaagagagaaagaaagcaagaaagagaaagagaaagaaagaaaacgaaagagagaaagaaagaaagagagaaagaaagcaagaaagagagaaagagaacgaaagaaagcgaaaaagagaaagaaagaaagcaagaaagagaaagagaaagcaagaaagaaagcgagaaagaaagaaagaaagaaagagagagagagagacagagagagagggagagagagagagagagagagagagagagagagagagagagacagagagagagggagagagagagagagagagagagagagagagagagacagagagagagagagagagagagggggggagagagagagagagagagagagagagacgagagagagagagagagagagagagggggggggagagagagagagagagagagagagagagagagagagagagagagagagagagagagagacagagacagagagagagagagagagagagagagagagagggggggggagagagagagagagagagagagagagagagagacagagagagagagagagagagagagacagagagagacagagagagagagagacagagagagagagagagagagagagagagagagagagagagagagagacagagagagggagagagaggggggggagagagagagacagagagagagagagagagagagagagagagagagagagagagagagagagagagagagagacagagagagagagagagagacagagacagagagagagagagagagagagagagagggggggggagagagagagagagagagagagagagacagagagagagagagagagagagagagacagagagagagagagagagagagagagagacagagagagagagagagagagagagaggggggggggagagagagagggggggggggagagagagagagagagagagagagagagagagagggggggggggagagagagagagagagagagagagacagagagagagagagagagagagagagacagagagagagagagagagagagagagagacagagacagagagagagagagagagagagagagagagagacagagagagagagagagagagagagagagagagagagggggggggagagagagagagagagagagagagagagagagagagagagagacagagagagagagagagagagagagagagacagagagagagagagagagagagacagagacagagagagagagagagagagagagagagagagacagagagagagagagagagagagagggggggggggagagagagagagagagagagagagagagggagaaatcgAACCCGAGCGCTGAAGGGGCTGATACAGGGTTAAATGACCGCGGAGTATAATGCATAAGCTGGACGATCTCAGTGGTGAGTCCTCTGTCGAAACGGCGACGGTGCTTTTTCAAGCCTTGTTTGTTTTCACACCCGTATTCCGCCAAGCCCGGCTCCGTGCGCTACCATTGGCTGTTGGTTAGCGCTCCGCTGTCCACGCGGAAAGCGCCCAGTTCAGGAGCTCATCAGCGCTGCCTCGGATGCTCGTAGAGGGCTTTCCCAAACTGAACGGCGGATCTCACTGACTGCTGCTCTTCAGGGCTGCTTCTTCTTGTTGACGCGCATTTCACGCAGGTTTACACTAACGGCGATTTCATTCACCCTCTTGACAGATTTGGGGTGTGTTAGTCGCGACATGTGAGCTGTGTTTGCAGggacatgcaaaagtttgggcacccctggtcaataTTTCCGTTACAGTGCACAGTTAAGTGAGTAGAACATTACCTGATCTCCACAAGCCAAGTTAAATGTTCTTTTCAGAAGTTTCAGCAAAATTAAGTTTTAgagtggaaaaaaaggaaaggagcatcgtgcaaaagtttgggtactcAAAGACATTTGAGCTCTCGGGTAACCTTCACCGAGGTCTCAGACCAGATCATTAGAAAAGGCCAGGTGATGCAAAGCTTTCAAAGGTTGATAAATACTCTGACTCCTCAAACCTTGTCCCAAACCTTGTCCCAAACCTTGTCCCAGCCACTGGCTTCTCTAAGAAGCTGCCTAGTAcactgaaaattaaaataaatgatgatCGCAAAGCccacctgatgaccgctgggataggctccagcaccccccgcaaccctgagggagaagtggcttagacaatgtgtgtgtgtgtgtgtgtgtgtgtgtgagagagatgacCACAAAGCAGGATAAAGCTATAAGGAGACAACAATGCGTTTTTAGGTAGCTTTTTCCAAagtttgtaatgtaattaagAAATGGCAATTAACGGGAACTTTGGCGGTGAAGTGGAGGTCTGGAAGACCAGGAAAACGTTCTGAGAGAACTGCTTATAGAATCGCTAGACAGGCAAATCAAAACATGCATCTGACTGTAAAATACCTCTCCAACTCTTAACCATGGGGAATCAAGGAACATTTGACCGGTAGAGTGAAACATGGATTCAGTTAAATACTAGCAAATTCTAAAAGATGTGTTCTTCAACaggataatgaccctaaacacaccCCAAAATCCACAATGGGCTTCCTCAGGAGGGGCAATGTGAAGGTTTTGCCATGGCCCTCACAGTCCCCTGACCTCAACTTCATTGAAAACGTGTGACCTCAAAACAGCAGTGCATGCAAGATGGCCCAAGGATTTCCCAGAACTAGAAGTCTTTCACAAGGAAGGACAGGAGAAAATCCCCCGACCAAGACCTGAGGCTCTTCGCTGCCGataaaaaaagtatttacagTCTGTGATACGTGATGCTCTGCGTCACGAAGCACCAACCATGCAGGGTGCCTAAACATCGACTTCAggccctttttcttttctgttattTGGAAACTGTAAAAGATGGAACTAAAAAGTGATCATGTTTAAAACGTAAACAAAATCGCTTTTAACTTTGTGCCTTTTAGAGATCAAGTCATCTTGTGCTCACTTAGCTATTCACAGTAACAGGATCTTTGCCAGAGtgctcaaacctttgcatgcCGCGGTCACATCATCCTTGGACAAGCTACTCACTTTTGTACTTCCATAGGAATAATTGACATTAAACTACAATAAACTGCAAATTTCATATTATCTCTAAATAAATGGCCACATAAAATCCTGTCAGGTTTACTGTGTTGGGGTGTTTATGGTTGTAAATGAAGAATGATGTCTATGGCGTCTCAGTGGTCCGTCCTCTCCAGCTCTATGGGTGGGTGCGCTGCCTTCATTGAGCATGTTTGTGTTAAATTGGAGTCATTAATCAAGGCAGTGCATTCGGAATCATAAGCAGCCCCGTCCAACATAAACGCTCATAGCAAAGGAGCAAAAGCTATTAGCATTCAGACACTCCACTGCATAGATGTCTGCTAAAAGGCTGCTTCTGCAGCGATATTAaatcatataataataaataaaaagtgagtGGCTGCTTAATGTCCATTCGGTAGTGAGTGATGAACTGGATATATTTATTCGTCTATTCTCATGCCTCCGTTTTTTTCAGGCATGCTTTGCAAAAACACTAGAAAACACGTCATTTAGGCCGCCGTGAGTCACATGGGCTTTTTAGGGTTTTGGCCAAGATTTTTAGAAACCAGTTACAGATAGAAGCGCAGCAAGTGGCATTCACTACAGCAGTtattattagtgtgtgtgtgtgtgtgtgtgtgtgtgtgtgtgtgtgtgtgtgtgtgtgtgtgtgtgtgtgtgtgtcatatttGTCAGTGTTTCGTTGTATATTAGTATGCGTGTGCGCTTGTTTATGCAATGGATGTTTATCAGTTTACTTGCGTTCTACTTATCTTACACTAATTCACGATTGTTTctgtgtgaatatatatgtgtgtgtgtgtgggtatgggtgtgggtgtgtgtgtgtgtgtgtgtgtgtgtgtgtgtgtgtgtgtgtgtgtgtgtgtgtgcatctgcaGCACCTGTCCAGACAGCG from Pygocentrus nattereri isolate fPygNat1 chromosome 5, fPygNat1.pri, whole genome shotgun sequence carries:
- the adra2c gene encoding alpha-2C adrenergic receptor codes for the protein MDNLSLTEEVDSFNSSSFGNSTSEYSMPTIIGLAGLVSFLILFTIVGNVLVVIAVLTSRALKPPQNLFLVSLASADILVATLIMPFSLANELMGYWLFGKVWCDIYLALDVLFCTSSIVHLCAISLDRYWSVTQAVEYNLKRTPRRLKGMIVVVWLISAVISFPPLISMDRKDQNVNVKPQCELNDHTWYILYSSFGSFFAPCVIMILVYVRIYQVAKTRTRSMSEKRHDTDGGAEAPRLENGLSQDDLSRENGHCTSPRPGEPRPGEEDPDVDLDDSSSSDEKAKRPHHEPTSSRKDRRASRKNSSSSKHSSRKSRASSKSLDLFSSRRKRRNTMSRKKISQAREKRFTFVLAVVMGVFVVCWFPFFFSYSLYGICRKPCEIPRPLFKFFFWIGYCNSSLNPVIYTIFNQDFRRAFQKILCKSWKRSF